The proteins below are encoded in one region of Tsuneonella sp. CC-YZS046:
- a CDS encoding AMP-binding protein, producing the protein MTYSLPLSERTVTNLVRSAAERFGDRPFLHFKGEVWSFNDLDRKANQFAALLAHLGVAAGSKVAIFLRNSPEWVFAWLGCAKANVAYVPINTDYAGDILAHQLGRADVSAVVIGDEFLGRVQHVKDRLPGLEILIRVGEKSEEEIDGFRCVDFDLFDQFPDADPDIAVLNHDPHAIAFTSGTTGLSKGAVAPNGHAVTFALDTSRAMSLKEGEKIYNSGMPLFHSLATWMGILPALITGSEYMLVEKFSASQFWPDIHAFGATVALGVFTLPPILLKQQPREDDCRSPLKRFIVTQQNDEFEKRFNGCQLLNAYGQTETGCVTLTPFDEEPRRGSCGRVNNETFEVRIVDEFDHECAPGVAGEITVRPKHPFVMMTEYYNMPAETVEAFRNLWFHTGDRGKLDEDGYMYFVDRKKDAMRRRGENISSYEVESVINRHPKVLESAVVAVPSPFGEDDLKAVIVPQPDEKPTHDELWDFFDENMPRFWVPRYIEFRDELPKTPNQKIRKVDIREQGVIGDCKDRESRSVMKAAN; encoded by the coding sequence TTGACTTATTCATTGCCGCTTTCTGAGCGAACGGTGACGAACCTTGTACGTTCCGCAGCCGAGAGGTTCGGTGACAGACCATTTCTCCACTTCAAGGGGGAGGTCTGGTCATTCAACGATCTGGACAGAAAAGCCAACCAGTTCGCTGCATTGCTCGCGCATCTGGGTGTCGCAGCAGGCAGCAAGGTAGCGATCTTCCTCCGCAATTCGCCGGAGTGGGTGTTTGCCTGGCTTGGTTGTGCCAAGGCAAATGTGGCTTATGTTCCGATAAATACTGATTATGCCGGTGACATCCTGGCGCATCAGCTTGGCAGGGCCGATGTTTCGGCCGTCGTGATCGGCGACGAGTTCCTCGGCAGGGTCCAGCATGTCAAGGATCGATTGCCCGGCCTCGAAATCCTGATCAGGGTTGGAGAGAAGTCCGAAGAGGAGATCGATGGATTCCGCTGTGTCGACTTCGATCTGTTCGATCAGTTCCCCGATGCCGATCCCGATATCGCGGTTCTCAACCATGATCCGCATGCCATCGCCTTTACATCGGGTACAACCGGCCTTTCAAAAGGCGCGGTGGCACCCAATGGCCATGCCGTAACTTTTGCGCTCGATACTTCGCGTGCGATGAGCCTGAAAGAGGGAGAAAAAATTTACAACAGTGGTATGCCCCTGTTCCATTCGTTGGCGACCTGGATGGGGATACTGCCCGCGCTGATCACTGGGTCGGAATACATGCTGGTCGAGAAGTTCTCGGCTTCGCAGTTCTGGCCCGATATCCATGCGTTTGGCGCGACTGTTGCTCTGGGCGTGTTCACGCTTCCGCCGATCCTCCTGAAGCAACAGCCACGCGAGGACGATTGCAGGTCTCCGCTCAAGCGCTTTATCGTTACGCAACAGAATGACGAATTCGAAAAGCGTTTCAACGGCTGTCAACTCCTGAACGCTTATGGGCAAACGGAAACCGGCTGCGTGACGCTGACACCTTTCGATGAAGAACCGCGGCGCGGCTCTTGCGGGAGAGTAAACAATGAAACATTTGAGGTACGCATCGTGGACGAATTCGATCACGAGTGCGCTCCGGGCGTAGCAGGGGAAATCACGGTTCGTCCCAAGCACCCGTTCGTGATGATGACTGAATACTACAATATGCCAGCTGAAACTGTCGAGGCCTTCCGAAACTTGTGGTTTCATACCGGAGATCGGGGAAAGCTTGACGAAGATGGTTACATGTATTTCGTTGACCGCAAGAAGGATGCGATGCGACGGCGGGGTGAAAATATTTCGTCTTATGAAGTAGAAAGTGTCATCAATCGCCATCCCAAGGTTCTGGAAAGCGCTGTCGTGGCGGTACCGAGCCCGTTCGGTGAGGATGATCTGAAAGCGGTAATTGTTCCGCAACCGGATGAAAAACCGACGCATGATGAGCTATGGGATTTCTTTGACGAGAACATGCCTCGCTTCTGGGTTCCGCGATACATCGAATTTCGCGACGAATTGCCCAAGACGCCCAACCAGAAAATACGCAAGGTCGATATCCGCGAACAAGGGGTGATCGGCGACTGCAAGGATCGGGAGAGCCGCTCCGTCATGAAAGCTGCCAATTGA
- a CDS encoding thiolase C-terminal domain-containing protein, whose product MTNSRYDIAIVGIGQTRFTKWGGITDKSQFQLACEAIITAANDAGLNPEEIDGFTSFSNDANEANLMQVALGIPVMRFTGMVWGGGGGGSSASIALAVAALRSGQAHTVVAYRGLCQGQTRRFGKANSARAHNNFTAPFGLLAPGQMLALMVRRHMHLYGTKPEHLAEIALSGRANANRNPNAVMYGRELDEQTYFASRMIADPLRLYDCCLESDGACAVVLTTLERALDLRQKPVRVLAAAQGSGPGWGSGPLGSQNMPDADYATSNSVAVAKALYEEASMGPEDIDVAQVYDHFSGMVIMALEDYGFCPRGSGGDFVGDGNIRWGTGSLPINTAGGNLSEAYIHGMTHVLEGVRQLRGQSTSQVEGAETCLVTGGLGVSPTSGLILAAA is encoded by the coding sequence ATGACCAACAGTCGATATGACATTGCGATCGTGGGCATCGGGCAGACCCGTTTCACGAAATGGGGTGGGATTACCGACAAGAGCCAGTTTCAACTGGCTTGTGAGGCGATCATCACTGCAGCCAACGATGCTGGCCTGAATCCTGAGGAAATCGACGGCTTCACCTCATTTTCCAATGATGCAAACGAAGCCAATCTTATGCAGGTTGCCCTGGGTATTCCTGTCATGCGTTTTACCGGCATGGTCTGGGGCGGCGGCGGCGGCGGATCATCCGCCTCGATCGCGCTGGCAGTCGCCGCATTGCGATCGGGGCAAGCCCATACAGTGGTCGCGTATCGAGGACTTTGCCAAGGGCAGACTCGGCGTTTCGGCAAGGCCAATTCAGCACGCGCACACAACAATTTCACCGCTCCGTTCGGATTGCTGGCACCCGGCCAAATGCTGGCCCTCATGGTGCGACGCCATATGCACCTCTACGGCACGAAGCCGGAGCATTTGGCCGAAATCGCGTTGTCGGGAAGGGCAAACGCCAATCGCAATCCGAATGCGGTTATGTACGGGCGTGAACTTGATGAGCAGACTTACTTCGCATCGCGAATGATCGCGGATCCGCTACGCCTCTATGACTGTTGCCTGGAAAGTGACGGTGCCTGCGCAGTCGTGTTGACGACGCTGGAAAGGGCGCTCGACCTACGGCAAAAACCGGTTCGCGTTCTTGCTGCGGCCCAGGGCAGCGGTCCCGGCTGGGGTAGTGGCCCGCTTGGTAGCCAGAATATGCCGGACGCGGATTATGCAACATCAAACAGTGTGGCGGTGGCGAAAGCACTTTACGAAGAGGCAAGCATGGGCCCTGAAGACATCGATGTTGCACAGGTATATGACCATTTCTCGGGCATGGTGATCATGGCGCTGGAAGACTACGGGTTCTGTCCACGCGGATCCGGGGGAGATTTCGTCGGCGATGGCAATATTCGATGGGGCACAGGCTCCTTGCCTATCAATACGGCGGGAGGAAATCTGTCGGAGGCTTACATTCACGGAATGACACATGTGCTCGAAGGTGTTCGTCAGCTTCGTGGCCAGTCGACTAGTCAGGTCGAAGGTGCCGAAACCTGTCTTGTAACTGGTGGGCTTGGCGTATCGCCTACTAGCGGTCTTATCTTGGCAGCGGCCTGA
- a CDS encoding Zn-ribbon domain-containing OB-fold protein encodes MAYLPESFAPEPNFEDEPFWDFCRKQELRFQRCVDCETARHPPSPVCPACHSTQSYWASAPDEGTIFTYTIIHHPADNRIADSIPYVVALVKFDGFDEVKLVTNIVSDGSVAIGQSVKLVWEKVDGDMYLPRFAAVDT; translated from the coding sequence ATGGCTTATCTTCCCGAAAGCTTCGCGCCCGAACCGAATTTCGAAGACGAACCCTTTTGGGACTTTTGCCGAAAGCAAGAGCTGCGATTTCAACGCTGCGTAGATTGTGAAACGGCGCGACATCCCCCTTCACCTGTATGTCCCGCGTGCCATTCTACCCAGTCATATTGGGCATCGGCGCCAGATGAAGGAACGATCTTTACCTACACTATCATCCATCATCCCGCGGACAATCGGATTGCCGACTCTATACCCTATGTCGTTGCGCTCGTGAAATTCGATGGTTTTGACGAAGTCAAACTGGTCACGAACATCGTGAGCGACGGTTCGGTCGCGATCGGCCAATCTGTAAAGCTGGTCTGGGAGAAGGTGGACGGCGATATGTACTTGCCTCGTTTTGCGGCAGTCGACACATGA
- a CDS encoding SMP-30/gluconolactonase/LRE family protein, with protein sequence MKTDPTSELVDVAGGLRFPEGPIALDDGSFLVVEIAGGTLTRVSEKGEVAVVADLGGGPNGAALGPDGRCYVCNNGGVQFHERNGRLLPGFPPDDHSGGWIEAVDLASGDVERLYDHCASNPLTAPNDIVFDKEGGFWFTDLGLHHRGRRVRDLGAVYYALPDGSLISQQIFPLEGPNGIGLSPDERKLYVSESLTGRVWAFDLEAPGRVANYANRPPWRKGELHWTSPEYAMFDSLAVDADGYVYVADIPYGGISVIAPDGQLERQIAMPDELTTNICFGGPDNRQMYITLSSSGKLATVRAPRRGLRLNFAR encoded by the coding sequence ATGAAGACTGATCCAACTTCGGAACTAGTCGACGTAGCCGGCGGATTGCGATTTCCGGAAGGACCGATAGCGCTTGACGATGGTTCATTCCTAGTTGTCGAAATCGCAGGTGGAACACTGACGCGGGTTAGTGAAAAGGGCGAGGTTGCCGTCGTGGCCGACTTGGGCGGCGGCCCGAATGGAGCCGCTCTCGGCCCCGATGGTCGCTGCTACGTTTGCAATAACGGCGGTGTTCAGTTCCATGAGCGTAATGGGCGTTTGCTGCCGGGATTTCCACCTGACGACCATTCCGGAGGGTGGATCGAAGCGGTGGATCTGGCGAGCGGCGACGTGGAGCGTCTTTACGATCATTGCGCCTCGAATCCGCTGACTGCTCCCAATGACATCGTTTTCGATAAGGAAGGCGGATTCTGGTTCACGGACTTGGGTTTGCATCATCGCGGGAGACGCGTCCGAGACCTGGGCGCAGTTTACTATGCGTTGCCTGACGGGTCTCTCATCTCACAACAGATATTCCCGCTGGAAGGACCAAACGGGATCGGATTATCCCCTGACGAACGCAAGCTGTATGTTTCGGAATCGCTGACCGGTAGAGTCTGGGCTTTCGACCTAGAGGCTCCGGGGCGCGTTGCGAACTACGCGAACCGGCCTCCGTGGCGAAAGGGTGAACTGCACTGGACGAGCCCAGAATATGCCATGTTCGACTCGCTGGCAGTCGACGCGGATGGCTACGTATACGTGGCCGATATCCCGTACGGCGGCATCAGCGTTATTGCGCCTGACGGGCAACTCGAACGGCAGATCGCGATGCCGGACGAGTTGACCACGAACATCTGTTTTGGCGGGCCGGATAACAGACAAATGTACATCACTCTCTCATCGAGCGGGAAACTCGCAACTGTGCGCGCGCCGCGCAGAGGCTTGCGTCTCAATTTCGCGCGGTAG
- a CDS encoding nuclear transport factor 2 family protein, with the protein MNDLAKRIGRIEDRQEIEDLIVRYFIASDDNDFETLKRCFAANAIFAGTGFPVSEGRANIMVFVRAFREGVGQTVHTPNFALVSFDPESDNRAVGTVGAHIELSYGGTTVFGAFRYHDKYVREEGAWRFARRELLSIHVGPWDSISSSLTDRLNVRWPGTEPVVSDLRQT; encoded by the coding sequence GTGAACGATCTAGCAAAGCGTATCGGACGAATCGAGGATCGCCAGGAAATCGAGGATCTGATCGTGCGCTATTTCATCGCTTCGGATGACAACGATTTCGAAACGCTGAAACGCTGCTTTGCCGCTAATGCCATTTTCGCAGGAACGGGTTTCCCGGTTTCTGAAGGCAGGGCCAACATTATGGTCTTTGTGCGCGCATTTCGGGAAGGCGTCGGTCAGACGGTCCATACACCAAATTTCGCGCTTGTCTCTTTCGACCCGGAAAGTGACAATCGGGCGGTGGGGACAGTGGGGGCCCACATCGAACTATCTTATGGGGGCACTACGGTGTTCGGTGCCTTTCGCTATCACGATAAATATGTCCGTGAAGAAGGTGCGTGGCGGTTCGCCCGTCGCGAATTGCTGAGTATTCATGTTGGCCCTTGGGATTCCATCTCCAGTTCGCTGACGGACAGGTTGAACGTACGCTGGCCAGGTACAGAGCCGGTCGTTTCAGATCTTCGCCAAACTTGA
- a CDS encoding zinc-binding dehydrogenase, with product MAKAAVLVSEGVVETREVPIFEPEAGGALVRIELGGVCGTDLHMIHRLAYEYPLPIILGHEGIGRIEKLGAGMDRDHAGEPIKVGDRVYWSPMVACNQCYTCTILESSPCEKAAHFAEADKPSWCSHADYGWLPRGMPFFKVPEGASLDAIIALGCALPTAVGSIDVAGGIKFGETVVVQGAGPVGLAATLVANVSGARRIIVIDNNKIRLERARLIGATDTLSLEELTPEERKNAVMDACGASGPDLVVEAAGHLSAFPEGVALGGQAGRYCVAGLWGAAGEVSFEPRQLVLKNFSVRGSMAPRAKHYYRALHLAVDMADKVPLANLITHRFGLNQAADAYAAVTGGEAVKVIFDMSIS from the coding sequence ATGGCTAAAGCGGCAGTTCTGGTGTCTGAAGGTGTTGTCGAGACGCGCGAGGTGCCGATCTTCGAGCCCGAAGCCGGCGGTGCGCTCGTGAGGATCGAACTGGGCGGTGTTTGCGGAACTGACCTGCACATGATTCATCGCCTTGCTTATGAATATCCCTTGCCGATTATTCTCGGGCATGAAGGCATCGGTCGCATTGAAAAGCTGGGCGCGGGAATGGATCGCGACCATGCGGGAGAGCCGATCAAGGTCGGTGATCGCGTTTACTGGTCTCCGATGGTTGCCTGCAACCAGTGCTATACTTGCACCATCTTGGAAAGCAGTCCTTGTGAGAAAGCTGCTCACTTTGCCGAAGCAGATAAGCCAAGCTGGTGTTCGCACGCTGACTATGGTTGGCTCCCGCGGGGAATGCCTTTCTTCAAGGTTCCTGAAGGCGCATCGCTCGACGCGATCATAGCACTGGGTTGTGCGCTTCCTACTGCTGTGGGCAGTATCGATGTTGCAGGTGGCATAAAGTTCGGCGAGACAGTCGTGGTACAGGGGGCGGGGCCTGTCGGGCTCGCCGCGACATTGGTTGCAAATGTCTCAGGTGCTCGCCGTATCATCGTAATCGATAACAACAAGATACGGCTCGAACGCGCCAGGCTGATCGGTGCAACGGATACGCTCTCGCTTGAAGAGCTGACGCCAGAAGAGCGGAAGAATGCAGTGATGGATGCATGCGGGGCATCGGGTCCCGACCTAGTCGTGGAAGCGGCGGGCCATCTCTCTGCTTTTCCGGAGGGTGTTGCTCTCGGAGGGCAGGCAGGCCGATACTGTGTTGCGGGACTCTGGGGGGCGGCTGGCGAAGTCTCGTTCGAGCCACGTCAGCTTGTGCTCAAGAACTTCAGTGTCCGGGGCTCTATGGCGCCTCGCGCCAAGCATTACTACCGGGCGCTCCACCTCGCAGTCGACATGGCGGACAAGGTGCCGTTGGCAAATCTGATCACCCACCGTTTCGGTTTGAATCAGGCAGCCGACGCTTATGCCGCGGTGACGGGTGGTGAGGCAGTGAAAGTCATTTTCGACATGTCGATCTCATGA
- a CDS encoding cytochrome P450, whose product MNAQVPRSPADGLATVPPHVPAELVFPIDMYALDGVEDGYHEAWKAIQDSGVPSLVWTPHNGGHWIATKASLIKEIYSDFARFSSEIILLPKEAGEKYTIVPAQMDPPDHTAYRKIMEKALTLSRIRDFAPEIRAIAAELIDVFVNRGYCNFSNEFAQVFPVRVFMALAGLPLEDVPRLLEITSQITRPSGNTPEEMGISLDSAIRSLHNYVDPIIRERRGQEGDDLITVMVNSEVDGKQLDDDNARGLTSLLLLGGLDTVVNFLNFMMLYLARNPEKASYFAADATNIRRGTEELLRRFPILAESRKIVSDMEYSGVSFKQGDLILAPIALHNFDEELNSNPLELDLHRKRVSHITFGAGHHRCVGMNLARIELGIMLEEWFRRIPKFQIKDGKQPRFQSGFVASARNVWLEWG is encoded by the coding sequence ATGAATGCACAAGTGCCTCGTAGTCCAGCCGATGGCCTTGCAACTGTTCCACCCCATGTCCCGGCGGAACTGGTCTTCCCTATCGATATGTATGCACTCGATGGAGTTGAGGACGGGTATCACGAGGCTTGGAAAGCGATTCAGGATTCTGGGGTTCCGAGCTTAGTCTGGACGCCGCATAACGGTGGGCATTGGATTGCCACCAAAGCAAGCTTGATCAAAGAGATATACAGCGATTTCGCGCGCTTTTCCAGTGAGATCATCCTGCTGCCCAAGGAGGCAGGCGAAAAGTATACTATTGTTCCGGCACAAATGGACCCCCCCGATCATACTGCTTATCGGAAGATCATGGAGAAGGCGTTGACGTTGTCTCGTATCCGTGATTTCGCGCCCGAAATTCGCGCGATCGCGGCCGAATTGATCGATGTTTTTGTGAATCGGGGTTATTGTAATTTTTCGAACGAATTCGCCCAGGTGTTTCCGGTGCGGGTATTTATGGCGTTGGCTGGACTTCCCCTAGAGGATGTTCCGCGGCTTCTGGAGATAACGTCGCAGATTACGCGCCCTTCCGGCAATACTCCTGAGGAAATGGGTATTTCGCTCGATTCTGCCATTCGGTCGCTGCACAACTATGTGGATCCAATTATTCGCGAACGACGCGGGCAGGAAGGCGATGATCTCATAACTGTCATGGTAAACAGTGAAGTCGATGGAAAGCAACTTGACGATGACAATGCTCGAGGTCTCACTTCGCTCTTGTTGCTCGGCGGATTGGATACAGTGGTCAATTTTCTCAATTTTATGATGCTGTATCTTGCGCGCAATCCGGAAAAAGCATCATACTTTGCAGCGGATGCTACAAATATTCGACGAGGAACAGAAGAATTGCTCCGTCGCTTTCCTATCCTTGCTGAAAGTAGGAAAATTGTCAGTGACATGGAATACAGCGGGGTGTCATTCAAGCAGGGCGATCTCATTCTGGCGCCAATAGCACTGCACAATTTTGATGAAGAATTGAACAGTAATCCTCTTGAGCTGGATTTGCATCGCAAGCGCGTTTCTCACATTACGTTCGGGGCTGGTCATCATCGATGCGTGGGCATGAACCTCGCTAGGATTGAACTGGGGATAATGCTTGAAGAGTGGTTCAGGAGGATCCCCAAATTTCAAATTAAGGATGGAAAGCAGCCTCGGTTTCAGTCTGGTTTCGTAGCCTCGGCGAGAAACGTTTGGTTGGAATGGGGATAA
- a CDS encoding TonB-dependent receptor, with protein MSDFNQRGISGRMLGRLSMGAAPLALMMGGTSAMAQSAPAAEQPSISSGEIIVTARRSDEKLQDVPVAVTAFGSQALEERRITTEFDLQSATPGLTVRSAVSSNQINYAIRGQSIDGFSFSSPAVTAYLNEVPTGGTSGTALFDLESIQVLKGPQGTLFGRNATGGAVLYSSKAPDEEFSGYLKGGFGNYSNVEVEGALNLPITSGVAVRFAGRSQTRDGYQKNLIDGSDLNSVDSQVGRISLLIKPVDSGFKNVTVFQRGHYGGTNGSLSLQNANGVNGAPDSYVDTSDGLTKPLVTTFRDLHGADALGPGLGSSTDPRVNALYNGIEDYLQKRAAGLAGGFYDVSINRSQKHRANQTFLANTTSFEFDSGIIIKNIFGYNKLMSEDLLDVDGGPYEFFGALGGPAQKKWGETFSGDGYIFGTKQFSNELQVSGNLGALSFIVGGFISEEKTYSYIPVQILPDLGAPYLGSYDSTTKDKSKALYAQLTYAITDRLNLTGGFRYTWENVRIRFNPGSVADPKLLGALNEGVVKDSKPSWLIGLDYKVTDDLLLYFNHRGSWRTGGFNGTSGARFPDPDFFKPETTYDFEIGAKFAGRLGSIPTRLNIAVYDQYIKNVQRTIYFNSTAMAGNANKARVTGLEVDTNLGLAEWLNVGGAFAYTDARFADNRALVGGQNFFFGPYADSPKYTGSAYARAGTEIGEVGEIALRGEVYAQSHFYYSNLHNTVLPGTKIDGYQLVNLRGEWNGILGSKVSAALYVNNLTKEKYYVGGIALGQVTGSNAAIPGAPRMYGFEVKAEF; from the coding sequence ATGTCAGATTTCAATCAGCGAGGAATTAGCGGACGTATGCTAGGGCGGCTATCGATGGGGGCGGCACCGCTTGCTCTGATGATGGGCGGAACCTCTGCAATGGCACAGTCCGCACCGGCGGCGGAACAGCCGAGCATCAGCTCTGGCGAGATTATTGTAACCGCTCGCCGGTCGGATGAGAAGCTTCAGGACGTCCCGGTAGCAGTCACAGCGTTTGGGTCGCAAGCGCTCGAGGAGCGACGGATCACGACTGAGTTCGACCTCCAATCGGCGACGCCAGGCTTGACGGTCCGTTCGGCGGTCTCCTCCAACCAGATCAACTATGCGATCCGCGGCCAATCTATTGACGGGTTTTCCTTCTCGTCTCCGGCGGTTACGGCCTATCTCAACGAAGTTCCAACAGGCGGTACCTCTGGAACGGCCCTGTTTGATCTCGAATCCATTCAGGTGCTCAAGGGTCCCCAGGGTACCTTGTTTGGTCGCAATGCGACCGGCGGCGCTGTGCTTTATTCGTCCAAGGCGCCGGATGAGGAATTCAGCGGGTATTTGAAGGGTGGTTTTGGCAATTACAGCAATGTAGAAGTTGAGGGTGCGCTTAACCTGCCCATCACGTCAGGCGTGGCCGTACGTTTTGCAGGCCGCTCGCAGACGCGCGATGGTTACCAGAAGAACCTGATCGACGGTAGTGACCTCAATTCAGTCGACTCCCAAGTTGGCAGGATCAGCCTGCTGATCAAACCTGTCGATTCTGGTTTTAAGAACGTGACTGTTTTTCAGCGCGGTCATTATGGTGGCACCAACGGTTCGCTTAGTCTGCAAAATGCCAATGGCGTAAATGGTGCACCGGATAGCTATGTAGACACTTCTGACGGGCTGACGAAACCTTTGGTTACCACTTTTCGCGATCTTCATGGCGCTGATGCCCTCGGCCCCGGTTTGGGGAGTTCGACCGATCCTCGGGTAAATGCGCTTTACAACGGGATTGAAGATTATCTTCAGAAGAGAGCTGCTGGTTTAGCAGGCGGATTTTATGATGTTTCGATAAATCGTAGTCAGAAACACCGAGCGAACCAAACTTTTTTGGCGAATACTACGTCTTTTGAGTTTGACTCTGGGATTATTATAAAGAATATATTCGGTTATAACAAATTGATGTCTGAAGATTTACTAGATGTAGATGGTGGACCATATGAGTTTTTTGGGGCCCTCGGCGGACCTGCTCAGAAGAAATGGGGTGAAACGTTTAGTGGAGATGGTTACATCTTTGGAACCAAGCAATTCTCTAATGAGCTTCAGGTTTCCGGAAACCTTGGTGCGCTTAGCTTTATTGTCGGCGGGTTTATCTCCGAAGAGAAAACGTACTCCTACATTCCTGTCCAGATTTTGCCGGATTTGGGTGCGCCATATTTGGGATCGTATGACAGCACGACGAAGGACAAATCCAAGGCCCTTTATGCCCAGCTGACATATGCGATCACTGACCGGCTCAATCTTACTGGTGGGTTCCGTTATACTTGGGAGAACGTTCGCATCCGGTTCAACCCCGGCAGCGTTGCCGATCCCAAGCTGCTTGGTGCGCTCAATGAAGGAGTAGTCAAGGATTCAAAACCGAGCTGGCTGATCGGTTTGGATTACAAGGTGACCGACGATCTGCTGCTCTATTTCAACCACCGGGGCAGTTGGCGAACCGGCGGTTTCAACGGCACGTCTGGCGCACGTTTTCCCGATCCTGATTTCTTCAAACCAGAGACCACCTATGATTTCGAAATCGGTGCGAAATTCGCAGGCAGGCTTGGGTCGATCCCCACACGTTTGAATATCGCGGTGTATGACCAGTATATCAAGAATGTGCAGCGCACGATCTATTTCAACAGTACTGCGATGGCTGGTAATGCAAACAAGGCAAGGGTGACAGGTCTTGAGGTGGATACCAACTTGGGTCTCGCCGAATGGCTTAATGTTGGCGGCGCTTTTGCCTATACTGATGCGCGCTTCGCCGACAATCGGGCGCTTGTTGGAGGCCAGAACTTCTTTTTCGGACCATATGCCGATTCGCCGAAATATACTGGTTCGGCCTATGCACGTGCGGGAACTGAGATCGGTGAGGTCGGAGAAATTGCGTTGCGCGGGGAAGTCTATGCGCAGAGCCATTTCTATTACAGCAACCTGCATAACACGGTTTTGCCAGGGACGAAGATCGACGGTTATCAGCTCGTCAACCTACGCGGTGAATGGAATGGAATATTGGGGTCGAAGGTTAGTGCCGCACTTTACGTCAACAATCTGACCAAGGAAAAATACTATGTCGGCGGGATCGCGCTCGGGCAGGTGACGGGCTCGAATGCCGCAATACCTGGTGCTCCGCGCATGTACGGATTTGAAGTGAAAGCTGAATTTTAG